Genomic window (Culex pipiens pallens isolate TS chromosome 3, TS_CPP_V2, whole genome shotgun sequence):
tggggccatattgctacaaaattccggttgaggcgttcgaaattgaacacttttgtctttttcatatatccgtgagccacgctattgTACACCCAAACAAAGCTTGTAGAATCCTTGCGAGATTCACTTCTGATTGGGTTCTAACACTCTACCAGCATCAAATCTTGATCCAAATAGCTTCGGTTCAAATCTCGGTtgaattgaaaactttttttgattacttttcttttttgaattgtCAACCGTTAAAAGAAATTCCCATCGCGTGACCACCACttcactatggtacattgggtggccaagtttcaaaaaagtgaccttctccaaatattttttggtatttttttctcgaaagtaaacgttctaactaagaaaaatccaaattttcaaagctctaagtttgttcattacggagatacgcaagctgaaagtcaaaaaatggagtaaaaaactagcgtttttcgtaaaaaaggctgattgtttaattttaacatagctcagccattttaaatgttttattaggacaaacatacatcgttggaaagataataagataagctttgaaactattaatagataaaatgttgtttccaaaccaaaaactgaagttttcatcgaataactggagcatttttttgacaaatcatatttttttgtgtttgttaatcgagtacattttttgctaaccgatgctaaacatgaaactaagatcacttgaaagattggatcataatctaacattgctgaaatttccagcctgcgattttttacgttttcggagatatgccattttgaacaattacgttttatcaaaatttgctgcaatctacatatgcgcccgtttatttcacttgctttgctacctacttcgtgggcatcgtcgcttcaaaaatcaatacctggtttcaagaagttcgaaatgactttattggaattttctgttgcctacatttaaaattgagtaccttagtcaaaataaggtattcgtaccgaagtttctcaagcgaaactggagaatctcagtttgataccggaaaaagtattcagcaaaatgttgacttagcatgatgaatttctgcgatcaatccatgaaactgatccacatttaagttctatgttggttagtacaaaacatcataaaaagtacctttaacatatcctgaagctgtcacaaactctataatcaaatgaattttaagaatatggtttgtattttatcgttttacttcataattaatattttgaataaaattaatttttctgttatttgatttaacaattaaaattttcgcaatttatgcccgtatTATGGGGGGGGgtggtctcaagttatatggcatggactcacaaaaagaaacacacagcagtaaataataaatatttgacttaaaatgaatttactACGCTAAATTTGTTGGAGGGGAGgaggaaagggggggggggtgaaagaaagaggagggaggggtagtgtccttaaagtggggatgtattagcttatccataatttaataatataaacttgcaatacaatatatacgcaattctgttgcacttgcaaatttatgaaaaactatttattataaacaatcaactattgaaaaacatgaaaagtcataaaaatcgacgtatatcatttcaataccatacaattacccaaatttgtatgaaaaaaaaatttaaaaagcaaaaaactaatttggccgcctgtttgtatggagatggcccatagtgcactTAAAGATCACAATCCATCCCAATCGTCACCGCGGTGGACAATTTGTTTTGACGTGTTCAATCATAGTCGAGCAAACAAATGTTTGAAGTGCCTGTCCACCCAAAAAATAACCCGGAGGAACTCCGAGCGTTGGCGGCGGCTAGTTGCGCCGACTAAACTGTGgtaaatttttgattgattgactCACGCGCCTTGTCAAGGGGCGCGCATTTAGTCAAAATTTCACCACGTCAAAGCCTGACTCCAAATAGGAGGTCCGGATGGTTTGCGTGTGGCGACTCTAGGCTTCAACCATCATCAGCTGGTGGCGGTGGGATAATAGTGCGTAGACATGCGTGGCCCCAATTATTGCTGAATTAATGGAGTCTCTGAGCCGCGCGAAATATTTGGGAACTCGCAAATTAATGAGTTGAGTAGGCTGTCTTAATTAGGAGCTGGCGTGAGCCTTCAGTCAACGCAGTTGACGGCTGTAATTTGAACTAGGAGTTCGTtgaattgctgaaaaaatcaagtttaatacaattttaaaatataactttGCTACACAAttactgaaaagtagaactttttatcATGCAAATAGTTCCACTTTTAGGTACTATTATTTTTTGGCGATGAAAATAAGGCCGTTTCGTCATTCGAGAATGTCAGGAAAATTAACCCTGTATAACCTAAcctcgcctttagacgggcttcgatctaaaaaatatccaaaaatcgattttcaaccaattttttatctttaaaaagcattgaaaaaaagaactcttaaaactttcgaaaattttagggttggatgtttaacttgttttatgtgactttgccaatgttattttttttaaatatcattttttaagCGGTCAActatggctgtgttttttaccatcgtttcttatattttcagttaaaagaagtatgcagtaatttttgtagtgccccagactatgcctctatgcattttttttacaatttaaatgatgatggggacattctatagcagaaaatgtgaaaaaaagcaaaaaaaataaaaagtgactgtaaaaatgtgaaaaaattagatttacAAAATGTAactatattaggtggtagaataagccaaatactaccaaaaacaaagataaactaaacaagataaatgcaaattaaaatactaaaaataaaacaagaaaaacatgaaacaagagaagtgaagtttttcgtagaacaaaagttgctcaaaatgatctcctgaacacgggaaaaacaaaaaatttcgaaaaaaaatttgggcagtagagggttaagtagctgcacaacggaattgcaaaagacTTTTTCATTGTTTAAGGTGAAATGGGACGTTAGTTCTTCGACAACTGCTGttcaacttaaatcaatttctgaactcgacagattgcCTGCTTTCCTTATATTTATCGTCTGCAACAGGCAGAATTTGTTTAAGTTACGGCGTTTTCCTCAAAGGAGcttccaaaaaatgttgtggtgccaatatggcgctgccttcccgtttcaccttaacagcacaaaaataaataattttgttttgttaacaaacatTGTTCAACTACGATAAGGGACAGATACTTTTTCGACGTAAAACGTTTCATCTAAAAATTAAGTAGAGGCATTCcctacgttttcgcaaatcatTGTATCTTTTTGATTGTATGGAAGTTTTCCTATCGATTTCTTTGGTTTAAATAAGCCCTTTTTCATCATTGTTTTTATAAACAAGTCTCCACACAAATTAGGGGGCTATCCATATAAAAGTGTaatgcaaatattcaaaaatctctatcttgagaaggaatattctaatcgatttggtgtcttcggcaaagttcgcctcgcgacgcccacgccatttgattttgctggggtcaatttttcgataaaatgacaaactttgaaggtctgtaccgagctccagggtgctccaaatttcaatgttatatataccaaaagatgcgcaaggatctggcctacacgccaatgatgttgaaaataaacgcttcagtggccaaaattcctcaaaaagtgacatttttgaaaaaatctttttttacgggttaaatcccatttaaaattcaaatgcaaagcgccagctacTGTTACGTgctatcaagctcatattttggatttgggcttagtatgcccaccagaacaaacccttgaatgcccgccataaagtcatttttgttacactctaataggTAATGACTAGAGCTAATgattttttgttcgattttacGAAAGTCGCGTCATCCGTAAAAATTGCTCTAGGCGGCGAAAATTTGTgaataccgtgaaatgccaTGAAATTGGAATTAATCTACTGTCAAATTGCTCCTCAGTGCAGGATTGCTAgttcaaaatggcaaaaatctggccaaaattgaaaacaaatctggcagacgaaaatctatcAATTATAAATGGGGAAAGAGAGGGAGGAtatgaattaatttaaaagcTTGTGGAATTCTGATGGTTTTTTAGTTGTTGGcttcaaaattattgaattacactttcattaaaaaaacgatttttaattaaactcgttcattcaaatcaaaaagatgttcaaaataggcataaaataaaaaaatctgtcgaaATCTGTTGTTCTCTCAAAGATATTGTTCATTaaacatgaacatttttttcttttctaaaaaaaatcataaaagaaAGCGAAAGAACGTTAATCaagattgtggtttggttgagcgttttagcagaatgcattactgtgaatacaaagagacgagttgttccttttaattccgctatatatgcggaattaaaaggaacaactcgtctttTTGTATTCACAGTTAATCAAGACTTTAATGAAAGAAAACGCAAAGCAGtttgagcaattttatttttaaatttcagtaaaatttataaaaattgcaaataataaatataaatgtacaatataaatatttttataataaattagaTTGGGTTTCTTCAGTTAGGTTTAAAATACAactttagaaaattaaattactAATTGTAAGCTGTGGTgatgacaattttacaaaatttcacgaaGTTTTATTCGTTATTTTGTTACCAATGTATacttctcgggtgagttttcaaaaagccgtaagagccaccgtgacctccagCACTAATTTTCTcttttcttcaaattgaaacaacttttcatttgttttaagtttattgCGAGTGAAGggcgtgtagatgaacaatctcaagcatttttgaaattggtttttcgcaAGTAGAgagaataccgatgcaaaaagggcttCGTTTAtcaatggctcttacgtctttttgaaaactaatccgagactTGTGCCAAGGCGTTATATTTTGTATCTTGAACTTCTACTAACTTTCCAACAACTTTTCTGTacacaattattaaaaaaatgcgtttaatTCAAGCACTCTtcagagtaccgtgaaatttgaaattgcctGCTTTTTTGTCATAAATGATAAAACAAGCCAATTATTTTCTtgataaattgtgatttttggatttcaatcattttttggttgtacaattttatcaaaatgtgtttttaaggGGTAAAAACATTttcgtaaaattctgataactcgtgtcATTTTGTCTACTCTACAGCTTAGCAGAAAATATTGCACTCTAAAGAACTCTGCAACAAAAacaagttaggccgttgcaaatatttttcaaagattatgtcgatattgcaaaaaaatcagtaaaaaacataaaaaataattgaaaaaattcaaatgtaaacaaacatgcaatcaaccgaaaacaattaaaaatgcattatctttgcgctgatttttttttgtattattgaaccagtttgaacatattttgtttttttttgtgaaatttcaaagTAACGTAATGCAACAAGATTTGGAAAACCAATTATTGTTAAATAACTGTTCTTTGTGATGCTTTTTACTACACTTTATTCGTTATTTTGTTAAAACCTTGGCCTGTAGTTTATTATTGCTACTTTATATTTTTccaactcaaattttaaaagtcaGGTTCAACAGGTGCACTTGAAatgctatttttaaatattatttggcaAAATTGAGCACTTGATTATGTATCGAATAAAACCCCTAACAATTAAAACTGCCCAAACTTGTTGTTGGTTACAACACTTTACTCTGATAAAGACTGACTTAATAATTCAGTAAGCTTAATCGTGCTACTCAAATTACACGGTTGTCACTCATCCTTAAGACGCGGCCACCTCACAAGTTGTGTTGCTGCTGATTCAACACCAACCTGGCCCAAAACTGTCGCTAGAGTTATGAGCTTTCATAATCAAGTCAAGTTGCGTCAAGTCCTACTTTAGACTGCCTCAAATACTTGCAGAAGTTAACACAGTTCCAGTTTTCATtcgagaactgtcaaaaataCCAAGATGATACACTTGTAAGGTTGCAATAATTTTTATCGACTTTTAACTAGTAAAGATTGTAGaaacacttgaaaatttcaagtgtttctACTATCTTTACTAGTTATTTCCAAAGATGATAAATATTATTAATCATAGGTATATGTTtcaactcagaatcaaaaactggtAACATTGCCGTTCATCGCTCCATATGTTTCTAATTGACCTTCCTGATGTATGATCAACTATGAAGTTCTACCAACTCCGTCATGAAGTTCTAAGGTTCTGAGATTTATGTAGATTTTGAGGGACTTTTTatgcaaaatatgttatttttaaagtgattttgatttgaggttttaaattaataaattattttctgACCATTGTTGATGTGGATAGATTCATTGAAAACTTATCCCTCTTATCCCTTTCCAGCGCGACTTCACCGACGACTGCGTGTTCAACGAGCAGATGGAGCAGCACCACTACAACACGTACAGCTCAACGCGCCACTCGAACGCACGGCGGACGCTCTACCTCGCGCTCAACAAAACCGGCCAACCCCGCAAGATCCAGATCCCGGTGAACCGCACGCTGGGCAAGCTTGCAACGTACACGAAGGCCCTCACGCAGACGGTTGCCCACGACCGGGTCGAACGGTTGATATCGCGGCTGTTCGGAGCGAACCACGTGCGGCACGGGTTGAAGCAACTTTGTGAGACGGGCGTTCTGCCGGAGGTGGAGATGCGGACGAGGCCGGCCTGTGGCGGCGGCCAGGGTGTGGCCAAACCTGCTGGGGTTAACAAGAGCCCAGCGGCGGCGGCCGCAGGTGGTGCCAACAAGGACAAGGACAGCAAAGACACGCTgcgcaagaagaagaagaaacgaCGGAAATGCCGCGAGGACGAAACGCCCGGCGAGCACTGCTTCCGGCCGGCGGCGACGAGTAGTAGTGGTAGTAGTAGCGGTAGTAGTTTAGTAGGTACAAATAGTAATAGGCGGAGGGTGGCGACGCCCCCAGGGCAAGCCAAGAGTCAGCAGCTGAGGTGTGGCGGTGACGAGGGCGAGTGTGTTGATAGTCCTAGCAGTAGTAGTCCCAACAACAGTGCAAATAGTGTAAGTAGTAGCAATAGTAATCGAGCCAGCACAACAGTACCAAATGACGGCGGCGGCCCCAAGAAGAAGGTCGCGAAGAAGGTCAACAACCGGAACGCTCCTCCGAATGTAAATAGTAAGAAACCTAAGGGAGGAGGTGGCGGACCGGGTGGACCCGGCGGGGGAGGTCCCAAGAAAGCCAAACAGCAAACTAGTATTAGTAGTAGCACAGTGCCATTAGCCGCGAAGGGGAAAGTGAAAGCCATGACCTCTCCTAGGACGACCCCGCGAACGACGACCGCGCGGTCAACAACTACGACCACCCCAAGTCCTACCCCGTCCTCGTCCACAACCCCGTTCAACCTGGACGACACGTCCCAGTCCGAGGACGAGGAGCTGGCCGCGCTAGATATGGACGAGCTGGCCGCCCTCCATCAGCTCTCCTCGGCGGAGATCATCGAGGAGGACGAACTCGACGAAGGTAATCCCAGCCTCACTGGTCAATCTTTGAATTTTGTGGATGAGGAAGATTTGAACGATATGGATTTCTGAAGCAAGCGCGATTGACAAAACCAACTAAAACCAAACCCTTACTCtgtatacacacacacactttagaGAATGAGAGAATGTGTGGAGCGATGCCCGTGGCGACACTTAACTtatcacaaaacacaaaacaaaacactcTCATCTTTTCACTCTTAGCCTAGTCTTAGCTAGTATTCTTTCGTTTTATTTACTTGTTTTTTGAGTTTTCAGTTcgattaattttacaaaacatccCCCTCTTCCCCCTCAAATCTCGTAAATTTGTCCTTGGTGGATCCCGGATCATAGATACAGTAGTACGCGTTCGCCTGACCTAAGTGTGTTCTAGAATGGCGTGGGACTACGAGCTGCTGCACGACGGGAATGCGAGGCCGTAATGAGTGACACTAAGCGCATGGTTTGAACATTTGTTTGTGTGGTTTGTTGCCTTCTTACCTTCTTCTGCGTGTGACTATATCTTACCTGATCTCTTCCTTTCCTGATTGTATTATAACTTCCTATCACTTTTCTTGTAACATTCTTTCATGAATCTCTTTCTAACTGTATGGAATGTTGGTGAAATCTGTAATTATTTGGTTGGTTGTGTAACTTTTTTCTCTGGTGCAAATGTTTACTCAGACGATAATCATGTCATATTTTGTATCCTCTCTTGAGTTGTTGAGTTTCTTAAAAACTACagaaaatttatctaaaaatgcaatttcaagaCGCAACTTTAGGTACCCAAACatatataggtcatcgctgaaacgttaaagttatcgcagttttagtgaaaaaaaatttttttccgttttcgacatttttttcgttttttcccggattttatgtttgttttatctTATTTCGGAaacctgttaatgaactccttctttttagtatgttacgtaaaattatccgaggaatctgataaaactATTGACATAGGCTCTCtagtccagacaccgtcaaaatggcatttcaaagttttttaaatcttcttactatttttctttgaatggtCAAATGGCgttgagtgttgagtgttgaaatggcgagaagttatgattttataaaaaagcggtttttgcgaaaattgtcattttttttaccacCCTACcacggcgtaggccaccctaatgaccaaacaaaaaaaaatacgggtcttattatttcggccagggaactcccagaaaaatgttgagcccgatctgAGCGAAAAAATAAAACCGATCTGagcacatttgttttttttccactctGTTTTCacggggaattgctgtatagaaaatataaaaatttcatattacagaaaatttattgaatccacttcaaaatatcatttaaaataactccttaaagtttaaagtaaaatttcagTCACAGGGTAACAGACGATTGAAGCTTGAAATTTTGTCGTGAGACAAGTGATTTGCTAAACTTTCTGCATTTATCTCAAAACACCGTGTCtatttaggcttcatccataaagttcgtcacgctaaaatcagccaaaatttacccccctccccccctttgtcacgcttttcctatacttataacatgcaatgtcacacttgctcagacccccctccccccctagagcgtgacatactttatggatgacgccttacggGTGTCACGAATGGAGGATGGACGgaccaaat
Coding sequences:
- the LOC120413937 gene encoding uncharacterized protein LOC120413937 isoform X2; the protein is MLSGRLRRRALALLGALLLVILIWPPCCATMPKPLPAVLPPVPQIDLEPIPAVAIVVQNQHQNNKSRKVSDLSRFMNVLLMRPVDSGESGPRAESTHDDDSQRTLNLPRRENSSAGYPIESSIDKNKSNEQQTATAVTKRLDNAVTTFGGSDPAVESGSTYQPTITNIFSILSQRASATATTTPSSGVDLQVNDHNDGVVVTAVNQSVFNPTSKPPTSSSTTPRRHHPFFPVLSRAERSADGQHHQHRHQHHYQTGEGTLAATGGRRLRHQNHRNGTTPMTGGPDAGGSDTSNLERNERSANLSHITGANRKIQLYIKNRYLQLLADGTVNGTHDDQSEFTILQRTTVAAGQIRIQGVATCLFLCMDTCGTVYGSRDFTDDCVFNEQMEQHHYNTYSSTRHSNARRTLYLALNKTGQPRKIQIPVNRTLGKLATYTKALTQTVAHDRVERLISRLFGANHVRHGLKQLCETGVLPEVEMRTRPACGGGQGVAKPAGVNKSPAAAAAGGANKDKDSKDTLRKKKKKRRKCREDETPGEHCFRPAATSSSGSSSGSSLVGTNSNRRRVATPPGQAKSQQLRCGGDEGECVDSPSSSSPNNSANSVSSSNSNRASTTVPNDGGGPKKKVAKKVNNRNAPPNVNSKKPKGGGGGPGGPGGGGPKKAKQQTSISSSTVPLAAKGKVKAMTSPRTTPRTTTARSTTTTTPSPTPSSSTTPFNLDDTSQSEDEELAALDMDELAALHQLSSAEIIEEDELDEGNPSLTGQSLNFVDEEDLNDMDF